The stretch of DNA CTGGGCAACAAGCACAGGATGCTTTCGACGCGTTTTCTGGGCACGCAGAAGAGTTTTTGAAATCAAAGGCGATCTTTTCAATAACGGATGTCAGTACCGGTGAAGGATTTGTTGCAGATATTCAGGGATGGGCTGCGAAATCTATGCAGAGATGTCTCTCTGAGGCGTTTGGTAATGAGTGCGTTGAGATGGGTGTTGGCGGTTCAATTCCATTTATTTCAAGTTTTGTTGATGTTTTCCCTGGTGCACAGGTACTCGTCACGGGTGTGGAAGATCCTGATTCTTGCGCGCATAGCCCCAATGAATCTTTAGATCTTGACTCATTACAAAAAGCTATTGTCGCTCAAACACTGTTTTTGCTTCGTTGTAATCAAAAATCGATTTGAAGCACAGGAATACTTCAGCCTCCTGGCACGTTGTCAGTTTAGAATCTAGTTAGGTGAAGACATACCTTCCAAGGAGCGGAAATGACTGAAACGACATCCACACAATCACGTGCACACGGTGTTGGTTTGACCGATGCTGCAGCTCAAAAAGTCAAAACTCTCCTTGCTCAAGAAGGTCGTGACGATCTTCGTTTGCGTATTGCTGTTCAGCCCGGCGGTTGTTCTGGATTGATTTACCAGCTCTACTTCGATGAGCGTTCCCTCGAGGGCGATGCAGTCGTTGATTTCGGGGGAGTAGAGGTCGCCGTCGATAAGATG from Aurantimicrobium sp. MWH-Uga1 encodes:
- a CDS encoding iron-sulfur cluster assembly accessory protein, encoding MTETTSTQSRAHGVGLTDAAAQKVKTLLAQEGRDDLRLRIAVQPGGCSGLIYQLYFDERSLEGDAVVDFGGVEVAVDKMSVPYLDGATIDFEDTIQKQGFTIDNPNAEGSCACGDSFH